A genomic window from Glycine max cultivar Williams 82 chromosome 17, Glycine_max_v4.0, whole genome shotgun sequence includes:
- the LOC100818172 gene encoding uncharacterized protein isoform X2: MAANSGTKYVSVNLNKSYGQHSSARTPRPSAGAAAAPPSSRPRSSHKAGPKLSVPPPLNLPSLRKEHEQFDSLGSGGGPAGPGGSGSGPRPSSSGLGWTKPVAEDVSLPVVKPAAAAAAVPVSSAVLRGEDFPSLRATLVPVPGSNQKIQENQNSIQNLNLNLNQKQKHSLGDENVFIEEKNEGSLVTDQFSVPRRVNVAGGGDDGRGSRVVNPKYGGGVGRKQEEYFPGPLPLVRLNPRSDWADDERDTGHGLSREGRDHGFPKGEVFWDFDIPRVGGLPHKHEKRGLLRGNEVVKALNSEVEAYDRMGPEGNSWRSSNLSFPKDAGNERNGVGVRSSSGSKDVGKDSNKYVPSPFRDDDAGKRDFVRRDGQGGKQQPWNNVVEPYGDRHREQLNRNRADSVQSSVSRSAFSMGGKGLPVNDPLLNFGREKRALPKSEKGFLEDPFMKDFGGSSFDGRDLLGGLVGVVKKKKDVLKQTDFHDPVRESFEAELERVQRMQEQERQRIIEEQERALELARREEEERLRQAREQEERQRRLEEEAREAAWRAEQERIEALRKAEEQRLAREEEKQRMVLEEERRKQAAKQKLLELEQRIARRQAEASKSGSNAPVVVEEKMPAILNEKEASRATDVGDWEDSERMVDRILTSASSDSSSVNRALEMGSRSHFSRDLSSTFGDRGKPVNSWRRDGYENWNSSTFYPQDQENSHNSPRRDLSIGGKPFMRKDYNGGAGFVSSRPYYKGGISEPHLDEYAHVKPQRWNQSADGDNLSRNTEIDSDFHENYFERFGDGWTQGRSRGNPFPQFPERTYPNSESEGPYALGRSRYSVRQPRVLPPPSLGSVHRTYKNENEHPGPSAFLENEMHYNQATRSDSTLPTGYDNGNRGQPEVVDARQETTENEDHKVESTPRCDSQSSLSVSSPPSSPTHLSHDDLDDSGDSPTILTSEGSKNDPLTAPDNESIATPAGNENVVTPCAVSSGDDDEWTTENNEQFQEQEEYEDEDYQEEDEVHEGDDHAQLNQDFEDMHLQEKGLPHLMDNLVLGFDEGVQVGMPNEKFERTSKDEETTFVAQQASGISLEECVSYDNASDDDKALQPVNDTKVNLNSTSSVFQESEKPAQDLVIQPSNSLSPVVSESLGNVEASNGLLTHHSTLSSVTVAPHYSSSGQAVSSNVPNAPSQAEVPIKLQFGLFSGPSLIPSPVPAIQIGSIQMPLHLHPQVGAPLSHMHPSQPPLFQFGQLRYTSPISQGIMPLGPQSMSFVQPNIPSSFSYNRNPGGQMPVQNAPETSDSFIKNEIRHHSVDSQPGNSRNLSQGSLPSENAENIAGIKQGRIESSHVHNNSSRTSTSFQLDKRGNQNVVGKRSNISSSAKESEVQPVTRDASYNPVSKENFMESKTQFGGRGKRYVFTVKNSNPRSSGPAPRVNRPDSGGFMRRPRRNMQRTEFRVRENADKRQSTSSVLTDQFGLDNKSNINGRGAGISGRTVPRKAMSNKLGKQTVELATENSQGMDSGSRGEKVDGKESTKTQGFSHSGQSNLKRNLCSEEDVDAPLQSGIIRVFEQPGIEAPSDEDDFIEVRSKRQMLNDRREQREKEIKAKSRVAKAQRRPRSGSQSVVAVANSTKGSIAGVEVANSLHADFVAADVLGMTKMDASSGFNSSLLSQALPPIGTPPPLKIDTQPDLRSQISRSHQTSLPAVSGGEKDPGSGVIFENKNKVLDNVQTSLGSWGNAQISQQVMALTQTQLDEAMKPQQFDSQASVGNMTGAVDEPSLPTSSILTKEKTFSSASSPINSLLAGEKIQFGAVTSPTVLPSSSRVVSHGIGRPRSSRSDMQMSHNLTASDNDCSLFFDKEKHGNESHGHLEDHDAEAEAEAAASAVAVAAISSDEIVGNGLGACSVPASDGKSFVAADIDRVVAGCEQQSANQSRSEEPLSVSLPADLSVETPPISLWPPLPSTQNSSGQMISHFPSVPPHFPSGPPSHFPFYEMNPMMGGPVFAFGPHDESASTTQSQPQKSTTSASRPIGSWQQCHSGVESFYGPPTGFTGPFIAPPGGIPGVQGPPHMVVYNHFAPVGQFGQVGLSFMGTTYIPSGKQPDWKHIPTSSAVGAGEGDMNSMNMASSLRNPANMPSPIQHLAPGSPLMPMASPVAMFDVSPFQPSTEMSVQARWPHVPNSQLPLSIPLQQQEGVQTSQFSHVPSVDQPLNAKRFTSSRASTSSDGDRNFPRAADVNVNQLPDELGLVDNSNFTATKTSAQTVVIKTPSVIPITDTVKVDVQNGNSSSSNNNQNASSSFKNQPSQSDHSSGHGNYQRGGVSQRNNSGGEWSHRRVYQGRNQSLGSDKNFSSTKVKQIYVAKQTISGASTVS; this comes from the exons ATGGCAGCCAATTCCGGCACCAAATACGTCTCAGTGAATCTGAACAAGTCCTATGGCCAGCATTCCTCCGCCCGGACGCCGCGCCCTTCCGCCGGAGCCGCCGCGGCTCCGCCGTCGTCGCGGCCTCGCAGCTCGCACAAAGCCGGGCCCAAGCTTTCCGTTCCGCCCCCCTTGAACCTTCCTTCGCTGCGGAAGGAGCATGAGCAGTTCGATTCGCTGGGATCGGGAGGTGGGCCCGCCGGCCCGGGTGGTTCCGGAAGCGGGCCCAGGCCCAGCTCCTCCGGTTTGGGCTGGACCAAGCCCGTCGCTGAGGACGTGTCGCTGCCTGTCGTTAAACCGGCAGCCGCCGCGGCCGCTGTGCCGGTTTCGTCGGCCGTTTTGAGAGGAGAGGATTTTCCTTCTCTGCGGGCCACCTTGGTGCCTGTGCCTGGTTCAAATCAGAAGATCCAGGAGAATCAGAATTCGATTCAGAatctgaatctgaatctgaatcAGAAGCAGAAACATTCTCTGGGTGATGAGAATGTGTTTATTGAGGAGAAGAATGAGGGTTCTTTGGTTACTGATCAGTTTAGTGTTCCTCGCAGAGTGAATGTGGctggtggtggtgatgatggTCGCGGTTCGCGGGTGGTGAACCCGAAGTATGGTGGTGGTGTTGGGAGGAAGCAGGAGGAGTATTTCCCTGGTCCTCTGCCGCTGGTTCGGTTGAACCCACGGTCAGATTGGGCCGATGATGAGCGTGACACAGGGCACGGTTTGAGCAGGGAGGGTAGGGATCATGGTTTTCCCAAGGGGGAAGTTTTTTGGGATTTTGATATTCCTAGGGTTGGTGGTTTGCCTCATAAGCATGAGAAGAGGGGACTATTGAGGGGCAATGAAGTTGTAAAGGCTTTGAACAGTGAAGTGGAGGCTTATGATAGAATGGGGCCCGAAGGGAATTCTTGGAGGAGTTCGAACTTGTCCTTTCCCAAGGATGCTGGAAATGAGAGAAATGGTGTTGGTGTGAGGTCGTCAAGTGGGAGTAAGGATGTGGGGAAGGATAGTAACAAGTATGTTCCGTCGCCATTTAGGGATGATGATGCTGGAAAGAGGGATTTTGTAAGGAGGGATGGTCAGGGTGGGAAACAGCAGCCTTGGAATAATGTGGTGGAACCGTATGGTGATCGGCATCGCGAGCAACTCAACAGGAATAGAGCTGATTCTGTCCAGAGCTCGGTGTCAAGATCAGCTTTCTCGATGGGTGGTAAGGGGCTGCCTGTTAATGATCCTCTGCTTAATTTTGGTAGAGAGAAGCGGGCTTTGCCAAAGAGTGAAAAAGGTTTCTTGGAGGATCCGTTTATGAAAGATTTTGGAGGTTCTAGTTTTGATGGGAGGGATTTGTTGGGTGGTCTTGTTGGGGTGgtcaagaaaaagaaggatgtGCTGAAGCAAACTGATTTCCATGATCCTGTGAGAGAATCCTTTGAGGCGGAGCTTGAAAGGGTTCAGAGGATGCAAGAACAGGAGCGGCAGCGAATCATTGAGGAGCAAGAAAGGGCATTGGAGTTGGCTCGCAGAGAAGAGGAGGAAAGATTAAGGCAGGCTAGAGAACAGGAAGAGAGGCAGAGGAGATTGGAAGAAGAGGCAAGAGAGGCAGCATGGAGAGCTGAACAAGAGAGGATTGAAGCTTTGCGAAAGGCTGAAGAACAGAGGTTAGCTAGGGAAGAAGAGAAACAAAGGATGGTTTTAGAAGAAGAGAGGAGAAAACAAGCTGCTAAGCAGAAGCTTTTAGAATTGGAGCAAAGGATTGCTAGAAGGCAGGCTGAGGCATCCAAAAGTGGCAGTAATGCTCCAGTTGTTGTGGAGGAGAAAATGCCTGCAATATTGAACGAAAAAGAAGCATCAAGGGCTACAGATGTGGGTGATTGGGAGGATAGTGAAAGAATGGTTGACAGGATATTGACTTCAGCATCTTCTGATTCATCAAGTGTGAATAGGGCATTGGAGATGGGCTCTAGGTCTCACTTCTCTAGAGATTTATCTTCCACCTTTGGGGATAGAGGAAAACCAGTAAATTCATGGAGAAGAGATGGATATGAGAATTGGAACAGCTCAACATTTTATCCACAAGACCAGGAGAATAGTCACAACAGTCCCCGCAGAGATTTATCAATTGGTGGAAAGCCATTTATGAGGAAAGACTATAATGGTGGTGCTGGATTTGTGTCTTCAAGGCCTTATTATAAAGGTGGAATTTCAGAGCCTCATTTAGATGAATATGCTCATGTAAAACCACAGAGGTGGAACCAATCTGCAGATGGAGATAATCTAAGCAGAAATACAGAGATTGATTCTGATTttcatgaaaattattttgaaagattTGGTGATGGTTGGACACAGGGCCGTTCCCGTGGCAATCCATTTCCTCAATTCCCTGAGCGTACTTATCCAAATTCTGAGTCAGAGGGACCCTATGCCTTGGGGAGGTCACGGTATTCTGTCAGGCAGCCTCGAGTACTTCCTCCTCCTTCACTAGGTTCTGTTCACAGAActtacaaaaatgaaaatgaacacCCTGGCCCTTCTGCTTTCCTAGAAAATGAGATGCATTATAATCAGGCAACCAGAAGTGACTCTACCCTTCCAACTGGTTATGACAATGGGAACCGTGGACAACCTGAAGTAGTGGATGCCCGGCAAGAGACTACTGAGAATGAGGACCATAAAGTGGAATCCACACCGAGGTGTGATTCTCAGTCTTCACTCTCTGTTTCAAGCCCCCCAAGTTCTCCAACACATCTTTCTCATGATGACTTGGATGACTCTGGAGATTCCCCTACGATATTGACTTCTGAAGGAAGCAAAAATGACCCCCTCACAGCTCCAGATAATGAATCCATTGCAACACCTGCTGGAAATGAAAATGTAGTTACTCCATGTGCTGTCTCTAGTGGGGATGATGATGAATGGACTACTGAGAATAATGAGCAGTTCCAGGAACAAGAAGAATATGAAGATGAAGATTATCAGGAAGAAGATGAAGTGCATGAAGGAGATGATCATGCTCAACTCAACCAGGATTTTGAAGATATGCATTTGCAGGAGAAAGGATTGCCCCACTTGATGGATAACCTAGTATTAGGATTTGATGAGGGTGTCCAGGTTGGGATGCCTAATGAAAAGTTTGAAAGGAcatcaaaagatgaagaaacaaCATTTGTGGCACAACAGGCTTCTGGCATCTCTCTAGAAGAATGTGTATCTTATGATAATGCAAGTGATGATGACAAGGCCCTCCAACCTGTTAATGATACTAAGGTGAATCTTAACAGCACTTCCAGTGTGTTCCAGGAATCCGAGAAGCCAGCTCAAGATCTGGTCATTCAGCCTAGTAATTCTCTTTCCCCTGTGGTGTCTGAGAGTTTAGGTAATGTGGAAGCTTCTAATGGCCTGTTGACCCACCATAGTACGCTGAGTTCAGTTACTGTTGCCCCTCACTACTCATCTTCTGGTCAAGCTGTTTCCTCTAATGTACCTAATGCTCCAAGTCAAGCTGAGGTACCCATTAAGCTTCAATTTGGTCTGTTTTCTGGTCCATCCTTGATACCATCACCTGTACCTGCCATACAGATTGGTTCTATACAGATGCCACTGCATCTGCATCCACAAGTTGGTGCACCCCTCTCACACATGCATCCATCGCAGCCtcctttgtttcaatttggccAGCTAAGATATACTTCTCCCATATCACAAGGTATAATGCCTCTTGGTCCTCAATCAATGTCATTTGTTCAGCCAAATATACCATCCAGTTTCTCTTACAATCGTAACCCTGGAGGTCAAATGCCAGTTCAAAATGCTCCAGAAACTTCTGATTCctttataaaaaatgagattaGGCATCATTCTGTTGACAGCCAACCAGGTAATTCAAGAAACTTATCACAAGGTTCACTGCCAAGTGAGAATGCAGAAAATATTGCTGGAATAAAGCAGGGTCGAATTGAGTCTTCCCATGTTCATAATAATAGCAGTAGAACTTCTACTAGTTTCCAATTGGATAAGCGGGGGAATCAAAATGTAGTTGGAAAGAGAAGCAATATTTCATCCAGTGCAAAAGAATCAGAAGTTCAGCCTGTCACTAGAGATGCATCATATAATCCAGTTTCAAAAGAGAATTTTATGGAGTCAAAAACACAATTTGGTGGCAGGGGAAAGAGATATGTCTTTACTGTAAAAAATTCAAACCCAAGATCATCTGGTCCAGCTCCAAGGGTTAATCGCCCAGACTCTGGAGGATTTATGAGGAGGCCTCGTCGGAATATGCAGCGCACTGAGTTTCGAGTTCGGGAAAATGCTGACAAGAGGCAGTCTACTAGTTCCGTTTTGACTGATCAGTTTGGATTGGATAATAAGTCAAATATCAACGGAAGGGGAGCAGGCATATCTGGAAGGACTGTACCTAGGAAGGCTATGTCCAATAAATTGGGAAAACAGACGGTAGAGTTAGCTACAGAAAATTCACAAGGAATGGATTCTGGAAGCAGAGGTGAAAAGGTTGATGGAAAAGAATCAACGAAGACTCAGGGCTTCTCGCATTCTGGACAGAGTAATCTCAAAAGGAACTTGTGTTCTGAGGAAGACGTTGATGCTCCATTGCAAAGTGGAATTATACGTGTGTTTGAGCAACCTGGAATTGAAGCTCCTAGTGATGAAGATGACTTTATAGAAGTAAGGTCAAAGAGGCAAATGTTAAATGATCGACGAGaacagagagagaaagaaatcaAGGCCAAGTCTCGGGTTGCAAAG GCGCAACGGAGACCCCGTTCAGGTTCGCAAAGTGTTGTGGCTGTGGCCAATTCTACCAAAGGATCCATAGCTGGAGTTGAAGTGGCAAATAGTCTCCATGCTGATTTTGTTGCTGCTGATGTGTTGGGAATGACAAAAATGGATGCCTCATCTGGATTTAATTCAAGTTTATTGTCCCAAGCATTACCTCCAATAGGCACACCACCTCCTTTGAAAATTGATACCCAGCCTGATTTAAGATCACAGATAAGCAG GTCACATCAGACAAGTCTCCCAGCAGTTTCTGGTGGTGAAAAGGACCCGGGTTCTGGTGTgatatttgaaaataagaacAAGGTTCTAGATAATGTTCAGACATCTTTGGGCTCTTGGGGTAATGCACAAATCAGTCAACAG GTAATGGCACTTACACAGACACAACTTGATGAGGCTATGAAGCCTCAACAGTTTGATTCACAGGCTTCTGTTGGCAATATGACTGGTGCTGTTGATGAACCCAGTTTGCCAACATCATCCATTTTGACAAAGGAGAAAACCTTTTCGTCTGCATCCAGCCCAATTAATTCCTTGCTTGCTGGAGAGAAAATTCAGTTTG GGGCAGTAACATCTCCGACTGTTCTTCCATCTAGCAGCCGTGTTGTGTCTCATGGCATTGGTCGACCTCGATCATCTAGATCAGACATGCAAATGTCCCACAATCTTACTGCATCTGATAACGATTGCAGTCTTTTCTTTGATAAAGAGAAACATGGTAATGAATCTCATGGTCACTTAGAAGATCATGATGCAGAAGCTGAAGCTGAAGCAGCTGCTTCAGCTGTTGCTGTTGCTGCCATTAGTAGTGACGAGATTGTTGGAAATGGATTGGGTGCTTGTTCTGTCCCTGCTTCAGATGGTAAAAGTTTTGTAGCTGCAGATATTGATAGGGTAGTAGCAG GTTGTGAGCAGCAATCAGCTAATCAATCTAGATCTGAGGAGCCTCTTAGCGTATCTCTTCCAGCAGATTTATCTGTTGAGACTCCGCCAATTTCCTTGTGGCCTCCCTTACCAAGTACCCAAAATTCTTCGGGTCAAATGATTTCGCATTTTCCTTCTGTCCCTCCTCATTTTCCTTCAGGccctccttctcattttccTTTCTATGAAATGAATCCTATGATGGGTGGTCCTGTCTTTGCTTTTGGACCTCATGATGAGTCTGCATCTACAACACAGTCACAGCCTCAAAAAAGTACTACATCAGCATCAAGGCCAATTGGGAGCTGGCAACAGTGCCATTCTGGTGTGGAATCTTTTTATGGACCTCCAACAGGGTTCACTGGGCCTTTTATTGCTCCTCCTGGAGGCATTCCAGGAGTCCAGGGGCCACCACACATGGTTGTTTATAACCATTTTGCTCCTGTTGGGCAATTTGGTCAAGTTGGCTTGAGTTTCATGGGAACCACTTATATACCCTCTGGAAAGCAGCCTGATTGGAAACACATCCCTACATCATCTGCTGTGGGAGCTGGTGAAGGCGATATGAACAGTATGAATATGGCATCTTCATTGCGGAATCCTGCTAACATGCCTTCTCCAATTCAACATCTTGCTCCTGGTTCACCACTTATGCCAATGGCTTCTCCTGTGGCTATGTTTGATGTTTCTCCTTTCCAG CCCTCTACTGAGATGTCAGTACAAGCTCGATGGCCGCATGTTCCTAATTCACAACTTCCTCTGTCAATCCCATTGCAGCAACAAGAAGGGGTACAAACTTCTCAGTTTAGCCATGTTCCTTCTGTTGACCAGCCGCTAAATGCCAAAAGGTTTACTAGTTCTCGAGCTTCAACATCTTCTGATGGGGATAGGAATTTTCCTAGAGCTGCTGATGTGAATGTCAACCAATTGCCTGATGAACTTGGATTGGTggacaattcaaatttcactgcTACCAAGACTTCAGCACAGACTGTTGTCATCAAGACTCCATCCGTGATCCCCATTACAGATACTGTGAAGGTTGATGTTCAGAATGGCAATAGCAGCAGTAGTAATAACAACCAGAACGCAAGTTCTTCTTTCAAGAATCAGCCCTCACAATCTGACCATTCCTCAGGACATGGTAATTATCAGAGAGGTGGTGTTTCTCAGAGAAATAATTCTGGGGGCGAATGGTCCCATCGTAGAGTGTACCAAGGAAGAAATCAATCTCTGGGATCAGATAAGAACTTTTCCTCAACAAAGGTAAAGCAAATATATGTGGCTAAACAGACCATTAGTGGGGCATCAACAGTGTCATGA